The Nitrospirae bacterium YQR-1 genome has a window encoding:
- the ftsA gene encoding cell division protein FtsA, which yields MGGTLFLACLDVGTSKVSTTVAEVRQDSLEIIAVSTVPSQGVRKGVVVDIESTLGAIKTSVGRACEISGVEVKEVYVGISDSHVRTIKSTGAAIVANGMVNQHDVNDCLENAQTIYLPLDKEVLHVIPLDYNVDGETEINNPLGMKGTRLEANVQIVTVATNSVHNLLKCCEMAGLSVAELVYTPLVSSMAVLRDNEKNLGVFLVDIGGGTTDVAFFKDNRFAGAAVLEVAGNQFTNDLAVGLGVSLLEAEKIKKAYGMPGFPDDYEDEAILIGVSGKGEQKVQKSFISSIIMDRSEELIGMISEEMRRLAGGETGHFRVVLTGGVSQMKGFESHVQALLNMPVRIGVPEGKDVIEKVQNPVFSTLLGLLYYGHKSMYELSPVERLVGDLGSMKQWLKGLVGKFFRLN from the coding sequence ATGGGGGGGACACTCTTTTTAGCGTGTTTAGATGTAGGAACATCAAAGGTCAGCACAACGGTAGCCGAGGTAAGGCAGGATTCCCTGGAAATAATAGCTGTCAGTACAGTTCCCTCACAGGGCGTAAGAAAAGGTGTGGTGGTGGATATAGAGAGTACACTGGGCGCAATTAAGACTTCCGTGGGGCGAGCCTGTGAGATATCAGGTGTGGAGGTAAAAGAGGTGTATGTCGGTATATCAGACAGCCACGTCAGGACAATAAAGAGCACAGGTGCTGCAATTGTAGCAAATGGGATGGTAAATCAACACGATGTAAATGATTGTCTGGAAAATGCACAGACGATTTACCTGCCTCTTGATAAGGAGGTCCTGCATGTGATTCCTTTGGATTACAATGTAGATGGTGAGACGGAAATAAATAATCCACTGGGGATGAAAGGAACACGTCTTGAGGCAAACGTACAAATAGTAACAGTGGCCACAAACTCTGTGCATAATCTTTTAAAGTGTTGCGAGATGGCAGGGTTGTCAGTGGCTGAGCTGGTGTACACACCATTGGTGTCATCCATGGCGGTGCTAAGAGATAATGAAAAGAACCTGGGGGTCTTTCTGGTTGACATAGGGGGCGGTACTACTGATGTGGCATTCTTTAAAGATAACCGTTTTGCAGGTGCGGCAGTGTTGGAGGTAGCCGGAAATCAGTTTACAAATGATTTAGCCGTAGGGCTTGGCGTGTCTCTTTTAGAAGCGGAAAAAATTAAAAAAGCATATGGTATGCCTGGGTTTCCGGATGATTATGAAGATGAGGCTATACTTATCGGGGTTTCCGGCAAGGGAGAGCAAAAAGTGCAGAAGTCTTTCATAAGCAGCATAATAATGGACAGGAGCGAGGAGTTAATCGGCATGATTTCAGAGGAGATGAGAAGGCTTGCCGGAGGTGAGACAGGGCATTTCAGGGTGGTTTTAACCGGAGGCGTTTCCCAAATGAAGGGCTTTGAATCTCATGTTCAGGCGCTTCTGAACATGCCGGTGAGAATAGGAGTTCCAGAGGGTAAAGATGTGATAGAGAAGGTGCAAAATCCTGTCTTTTCAACTTTGTTGGGGCTTTTGTACTATGGCCATAAGAGCATGTATGAGCTATCTCCGGTTGAGAGACTAGTGGGGGATTTAGGAAGCATGAAACAGTGGTTAAAGGGATTAGTGGGTAAGTTTTTCAGACTAAATTAA
- the murC gene encoding UDP-N-acetylmuramate--L-alanine ligase yields the protein MFNRYRVIHFVGIGGIGMSGIARVLKNLGYTVTGSDLKSSATTDVLISEGIRVYIGHRAENVDNAHVVVVTSAVNGANAEVDEARRRSIPVIPRAEMLAEVGRLKYGILVAGSHGKTTTTSLLAGILIKSGLDPTVVLGGKLNDTNSNACVGKGDFLVAEADESDGSFLKLNPTVAIITNIDREHMDFYLNMESLKSAYASFLNKVPFYGIGVVCIDDPNIIDILPNVNRKYITYGLKEGADFMARNIKYSFQKTEFDLIAGGRSYGAFTINLSGRHNVLNTLAALAASNSLDITYEQSRCALSTFSGIKRRMEFKGHKGGVNVFDDYGHHPTEIKATINGIKQHIEKRLMVVFQPHRYTRTADLMDEFACCFDEAGRVYLLDIYPAGEQPITGVTSELLAEKIKARGVDVIYAGKGQELSETLGMEAKPGDTLVTFGAGDVWKIAENFVTQRPTG from the coding sequence ATGTTTAACCGGTACAGAGTAATTCACTTTGTGGGCATAGGCGGCATAGGAATGAGCGGAATAGCCAGAGTGTTGAAAAACCTTGGTTATACCGTCACAGGTTCGGACCTAAAATCCTCGGCAACAACCGATGTGCTGATAAGTGAGGGAATAAGGGTTTACATAGGTCACAGAGCTGAAAATGTTGACAATGCTCATGTAGTGGTCGTAACCTCTGCGGTAAACGGAGCAAATGCGGAGGTGGATGAGGCAAGGAGGCGCTCAATTCCTGTGATACCACGGGCGGAGATGCTGGCTGAGGTGGGAAGATTAAAGTACGGTATTCTTGTTGCCGGCTCACACGGCAAAACCACAACAACATCGTTATTAGCCGGTATTTTGATTAAATCCGGACTTGACCCCACTGTAGTACTGGGTGGAAAACTAAACGACACAAACAGCAATGCCTGTGTTGGAAAGGGTGATTTTCTTGTTGCTGAGGCTGATGAGAGCGACGGCTCCTTTCTCAAACTTAATCCTACGGTTGCCATAATTACAAACATAGACAGAGAGCACATGGATTTCTATTTGAACATGGAAAGTTTAAAATCCGCCTATGCGAGTTTTTTGAACAAGGTGCCTTTTTACGGCATAGGTGTGGTGTGCATTGACGACCCTAATATAATAGACATATTACCGAATGTTAACAGAAAGTATATTACTTACGGATTGAAAGAAGGTGCTGACTTTATGGCAAGAAACATAAAATACAGCTTTCAAAAAACAGAATTTGACCTAATAGCCGGAGGCCGGAGCTATGGAGCCTTTACGATTAATCTCTCAGGCAGGCACAATGTTTTAAACACGCTGGCGGCACTGGCCGCTTCAAACTCATTAGATATAACATATGAGCAGAGCCGCTGTGCACTTAGTACGTTTTCCGGGATAAAGCGTCGGATGGAGTTTAAGGGACACAAGGGCGGTGTAAATGTTTTTGATGATTACGGGCACCATCCCACAGAGATTAAAGCGACTATAAACGGAATAAAGCAGCACATAGAGAAACGGCTTATGGTAGTGTTTCAACCCCACCGCTACACAAGGACGGCGGATTTGATGGATGAATTTGCATGTTGCTTTGACGAGGCGGGCAGGGTCTATCTTTTAGACATTTATCCGGCAGGTGAGCAGCCCATAACGGGTGTGACATCTGAGTTGCTGGCGGAAAAAATTAAGGCACGCGGGGTTGACGTCATCTATGCAGGGAAGGGACAGGAGCTTTCTGAGACCCTCGGCATGGAAGCAAAGCCTGGAGATACGCTTGTAACTTTCGGCGCCGGCGATGTCTGGAAAATAGCAGAGAATTTTGTAACACAGAGGCCGACAGGATGA
- the ftsZ gene encoding cell division protein FtsZ codes for MFELVESSDGKANIKVVGVGGAGGNAINNMIASSLRNVEFIAINTDAQVLNSSIAENKLQVGTKITRGLGAGSNPQVGREAALEDNDRIREILEGADMVFITAGMGGGTGTGAAPVIAEIARGLGALTVAVVTKPFFYEGRKRLSNAAMGIKELNQFVDTTIVIPNDKIQLVVEKGTSLIKSFEIANDVLRDAVQGITDLILVPGLINLDFADVKTIMQYSGKAVMGIGKGKGEQGHIEAAKKAISNPLLEETSIDGARGILINITGGNDLSLDAVQGASELVFDSAHDEADIIFGAVIDPNLNGEVKVTVIATGFEEKKENKIASMPEMHRWKTPVEKERVYTRSADRILSKSLFDFSKEDKIPTTDLMNYDDDMDIPTFIRKQKEEKL; via the coding sequence ATGTTTGAATTGGTGGAAAGCAGTGATGGTAAAGCCAATATCAAAGTAGTTGGCGTAGGTGGAGCCGGTGGCAATGCCATCAATAACATGATAGCCTCGTCTTTGCGCAATGTAGAGTTTATAGCTATTAATACGGATGCACAGGTGCTTAACTCATCTATAGCGGAGAATAAGCTCCAGGTGGGTACTAAGATAACACGAGGTCTTGGTGCGGGGTCAAATCCTCAGGTGGGCAGAGAGGCGGCCCTTGAGGACAACGACAGGATACGGGAAATTCTTGAGGGAGCTGACATGGTCTTTATTACAGCCGGTATGGGAGGCGGTACAGGTACTGGGGCTGCCCCTGTAATTGCCGAGATAGCCAGAGGGCTGGGAGCACTGACTGTGGCCGTTGTGACAAAGCCGTTTTTCTATGAGGGACGTAAACGTTTAAGCAACGCCGCCATGGGCATAAAAGAGCTAAATCAATTTGTGGATACAACAATAGTGATACCAAACGATAAGATTCAGCTTGTTGTAGAGAAGGGAACCTCACTGATTAAATCATTTGAAATAGCCAATGATGTTTTAAGGGATGCAGTTCAGGGAATAACAGATTTAATTCTGGTGCCGGGGCTTATTAACTTAGACTTTGCTGATGTTAAAACTATAATGCAGTACTCTGGAAAGGCGGTAATGGGAATAGGGAAGGGTAAGGGAGAGCAGGGGCATATAGAGGCGGCCAAGAAGGCGATATCAAATCCGCTTTTGGAGGAAACCTCAATAGACGGAGCGAGGGGAATACTAATCAATATAACCGGGGGCAATGATCTGTCACTGGATGCCGTACAGGGAGCCTCCGAGCTGGTGTTTGATTCGGCACATGATGAGGCGGACATTATATTTGGAGCCGTCATAGACCCCAACCTCAACGGTGAGGTAAAAGTCACTGTTATTGCAACAGGCTTTGAGGAAAAGAAGGAAAACAAGATTGCATCTATGCCTGAGATGCATAGGTGGAAAACTCCTGTGGAGAAAGAAAGGGTTTATACTAGAAGTGCTGACAGGATACTGTCGAAGTCTTTGTTTGATTTTTCCAAGGAAGATAAAATACCGACAACCGACTTAATGAATTATGACGATGATATGGATATTCCTACATTTATAAGAAAACAAAAAGAAGAGAAATTATAG
- the ftsW gene encoding putative lipid II flippase FtsW, with the protein MEEKRAVKTKQFDRVLLITTMALLFVGAVMVYSTTSIVAPSKGGGAAVSASLIDLRYLKKHLVSIVLGIVLMVGFYKLRLGVLKRYAFILLGFAACLLIAVKMPYIGLTVNGARRWIRIVHFTFQPSEPAKLVLIVFLARYLSDKSFNPESFKSFIKPIVLMGTLQGLLLLQPDFGSSVIIGIITFSMLFVARVKIKFILSLGILLIPVVIKLIMKPYRLQRIMVFLDPWADERNTGFQLIQSFVAFGTGGLNGLGVGKSAQKLFFLPEAKTDFIFSIVGEEIGFIGATVVVILFMILFIRAALITLRQKEPYLYYLACGITMLIGVQALLNLSVVCGLLPTKGLPLPFISYGGTSMIMNLIEIGILLNLAKGESEEEGSVSPHVDIYSGMREKIMRPRGRVLSDVKWKA; encoded by the coding sequence ATGGAAGAGAAAAGAGCCGTTAAGACAAAGCAATTTGACAGGGTCTTGTTGATAACGACAATGGCGCTCTTGTTTGTCGGCGCTGTCATGGTCTATAGCACAACCTCTATTGTTGCCCCTTCCAAAGGCGGCGGTGCTGCTGTGTCCGCCTCACTTATAGATTTAAGGTATTTAAAGAAGCACCTTGTTTCCATTGTGCTGGGAATAGTGCTTATGGTGGGCTTTTATAAGCTACGGCTCGGAGTGCTTAAAAGATATGCTTTTATTTTGTTAGGGTTTGCGGCGTGCCTTCTTATTGCCGTAAAGATGCCCTATATCGGGCTTACTGTAAATGGAGCAAGGAGATGGATACGGATAGTGCATTTTACATTTCAACCCTCTGAGCCGGCAAAGCTGGTTCTTATTGTGTTCCTTGCCAGGTATCTTTCGGATAAGAGTTTCAACCCGGAGAGTTTTAAATCATTTATAAAGCCGATTGTCTTAATGGGGACACTCCAGGGGCTGTTACTTTTGCAGCCGGATTTCGGCTCCAGCGTCATTATTGGTATAATAACGTTCTCAATGTTGTTTGTGGCACGGGTCAAAATAAAATTCATACTGTCTTTGGGAATATTACTTATTCCTGTGGTTATAAAATTAATTATGAAGCCGTACCGGCTGCAGCGTATAATGGTTTTTTTAGATCCGTGGGCGGATGAGAGAAATACCGGGTTTCAACTGATTCAGTCTTTTGTTGCTTTTGGTACCGGTGGGCTTAATGGGCTGGGAGTAGGCAAAAGCGCTCAGAAATTATTCTTTTTACCTGAGGCAAAGACCGACTTTATCTTTTCCATAGTAGGGGAGGAAATAGGCTTTATAGGGGCAACGGTTGTTGTAATTCTGTTTATGATTCTGTTTATAAGAGCGGCACTGATAACTCTCAGGCAAAAGGAGCCATATCTGTACTACCTGGCCTGTGGTATTACAATGCTAATAGGGGTGCAGGCACTTTTAAATCTGTCTGTAGTCTGCGGTCTTTTACCGACCAAGGGGCTTCCGCTGCCATTTATAAGTTACGGCGGCACTTCTATGATAATGAACCTTATAGAGATTGGGATTTTACTTAACCTTGCAAAGGGGGAGAGTGAGGAGGAAGGGTCGGTAAGTCCTCACGTTGACATCTACTCCGGTATGAGGGAAAAGATAATGAGACCGAGAGGGAGGGTATTGTCTGATGTCAAGTGGAAAGCATAA
- a CDS encoding D-alanine--D-alanine ligase, with amino-acid sequence MREELQEKTIVVLMGGVSSERSVSLKSAAAVCEALKGGGYHFHEVDALSDVAEKLRGLCPDVVFIALHGGWGENGGIQGLLDVMGYPYTGSGVLSSSIAMDKVMSKRIFKGAGLTVPPYVVFRQDDLKDAIASMPVPPPWVIKPNSEGSSVGVCLIRSKDELRHASSRCFSYGEVSLLEKFISGKEIHVAVLNAKALGAVEVRPKGEIYDYEAKYISGETSYILPPELETKQYEKLMEVSLKAYEALGCRGVARVDTIYDLQSDTVFVLEVNTLPGMTETSLVPKIAKSAGYTFLQLIEEMLSDALKSTYKHIRD; translated from the coding sequence ATGAGAGAAGAGTTACAAGAAAAGACAATTGTCGTCCTTATGGGCGGTGTTTCATCGGAGCGTTCGGTTTCTTTAAAGAGTGCCGCTGCGGTGTGTGAAGCACTCAAAGGCGGTGGTTACCATTTTCACGAGGTGGACGCCCTAAGTGATGTTGCAGAGAAACTCCGCGGACTCTGCCCTGATGTTGTCTTCATAGCTCTTCATGGAGGTTGGGGAGAAAACGGTGGTATTCAAGGTCTTTTGGATGTTATGGGGTATCCTTATACGGGCTCAGGGGTACTGTCCTCTTCCATAGCTATGGATAAGGTAATGTCTAAGAGGATTTTCAAGGGAGCAGGACTTACGGTTCCTCCATATGTGGTTTTCAGGCAGGATGATCTAAAGGATGCGATTGCCTCGATGCCTGTACCTCCCCCCTGGGTTATAAAACCCAACTCAGAGGGCTCAAGCGTCGGAGTATGTCTCATCAGAAGTAAGGATGAACTCAGACATGCCTCAAGCCGGTGTTTTAGTTACGGTGAGGTGTCACTGCTTGAGAAATTTATAAGCGGCAAAGAGATACATGTGGCGGTGTTAAATGCTAAGGCTTTGGGTGCGGTTGAGGTAAGGCCTAAGGGTGAGATTTACGATTATGAGGCTAAATACATTAGCGGGGAAACCAGTTATATACTTCCCCCTGAGTTGGAAACAAAGCAATATGAAAAGTTAATGGAAGTCTCGCTTAAAGCGTACGAGGCTTTGGGTTGCAGGGGGGTTGCCCGTGTTGACACTATTTATGACCTTCAGTCCGATACCGTGTTTGTACTGGAGGTTAATACGCTCCCCGGTATGACTGAGACGTCTTTGGTGCCTAAGATAGCAAAAAGCGCCGGATATACTTTTTTGCAACTTATAGAAGAAATGCTTTCTGATGCTCTTAAAAGCACCTATAAGCACATAAGGGATTAA
- a CDS encoding FtsQ-type POTRA domain-containing protein — protein sequence MQGKLKLRKQTVKQERKRIPLKLILLLLFVCTASVFSGIGLFRLIRADFLKIKNIYIDGNEHVEETEINRLLNVSGQSIVSADMDILSKRLSGSPWVKKVYMRKELPNSLSIRVVEKEPVAAALESESIYLVDENGIKLQRLGKKPNALPVINIAGSNKKAYLEAIKLSTAISRNPKVRGMVDEINGTKPEDISILINGILVYMGFGEFDRKLNSYLSLKDEIIKRNIPVDYIDLRFSHRLIVKPLKGEM from the coding sequence ATGCAGGGAAAACTGAAATTAAGAAAACAGACTGTGAAGCAGGAAAGGAAAAGGATACCCTTAAAACTTATACTCTTGCTGCTTTTTGTTTGTACAGCCTCAGTTTTTTCCGGTATAGGGCTTTTCAGATTGATAAGGGCTGATTTCCTGAAGATTAAAAACATTTATATAGATGGAAATGAGCATGTGGAGGAGACAGAGATAAACAGGCTTTTAAATGTAAGCGGACAGAGCATAGTGAGCGCTGATATGGATATTTTATCAAAGCGCCTGTCAGGCTCTCCGTGGGTAAAAAAGGTTTACATGAGAAAGGAGCTTCCAAATTCACTCTCAATAAGGGTTGTGGAGAAGGAGCCTGTGGCGGCAGCGTTGGAGAGTGAGAGCATTTACCTTGTAGATGAAAACGGTATAAAGCTCCAGAGGCTTGGTAAAAAGCCAAATGCGCTTCCTGTAATAAACATAGCCGGTTCAAATAAAAAGGCATATCTTGAGGCCATAAAATTATCGACAGCCATAAGTAGAAATCCTAAGGTCAGAGGTATGGTGGATGAGATAAACGGAACTAAACCTGAGGACATATCAATCCTAATTAACGGGATTTTAGTATATATGGGATTTGGTGAGTTTGACAGAAAATTAAATAGTTACTTATCACTTAAAGATGAAATAATCAAAAGAAACATTCCTGTGGATTACATAGATTTAAGGTTTTCCCATAGATTAATAGTGAAACCGTTAAAGGGAGAGATGTAA
- the murG gene encoding undecaprenyldiphospho-muramoylpentapeptide beta-N-acetylglucosaminyltransferase, translating to MSSGKHKIVIAGGGTGGHLYPGIAIAEEIKKREEDAEIVFMGTYKGIEARVLPAEKYYVKLLKTEGFVGVSLFKKIRALYRTIAAFFEAYSFLKKLKPDLMIGTGGYASFIPVAAAFFLSIPVVIHEQNSIPGLANKVLSRLAQKVCITYESSLSFFPKNKTVLTGNPVRERILKVERKDGVNKFSLRENMFTVFIFGGSLGARTLNTAAIESLEYLLPYKDRIQFLHQTGEKDYEQVRAEYQRRGMIGTVAPFIYNMPEAYAAGDMIVCRAGATTLAEITAIGIPSILVPFPYATASHQEANASRLAVSGAAVMIKDNDLNGSVLAEHIKKLFMDENMRNRLKRESMAFGRPEAAKKVVCISLLLIKDKSKLANQEYDKCLTGTE from the coding sequence ATGTCAAGTGGAAAGCATAAAATAGTCATAGCAGGGGGCGGCACGGGCGGCCATCTTTATCCGGGCATAGCCATAGCTGAGGAGATTAAAAAGAGGGAAGAGGATGCCGAGATTGTCTTTATGGGTACCTATAAAGGGATTGAGGCAAGGGTGCTGCCTGCTGAGAAGTATTATGTTAAGTTACTAAAAACCGAGGGATTTGTCGGTGTCTCCTTGTTTAAAAAGATCAGGGCTCTGTACAGAACTATAGCGGCTTTTTTTGAGGCATATTCATTTTTAAAAAAACTTAAGCCTGACTTAATGATAGGAACCGGTGGTTACGCCTCCTTTATTCCTGTTGCGGCGGCATTTTTCCTGTCTATACCGGTAGTTATTCATGAGCAAAACTCAATTCCAGGCCTTGCCAACAAGGTGCTCTCCAGACTGGCACAAAAAGTATGTATAACATATGAGAGTTCTCTGTCCTTCTTCCCCAAAAATAAAACAGTCCTGACCGGCAACCCTGTAAGGGAAAGGATTCTGAAGGTGGAGAGAAAAGATGGTGTTAATAAGTTTTCGCTTAGGGAAAACATGTTTACCGTGTTTATCTTTGGAGGCTCACTTGGTGCAAGGACTCTTAACACCGCCGCCATAGAATCACTGGAGTACCTTTTGCCCTATAAGGATAGGATACAGTTTTTACATCAGACCGGAGAGAAGGACTACGAGCAGGTCAGGGCGGAGTATCAGCGCAGGGGGATGATTGGCACTGTGGCTCCTTTTATCTATAATATGCCTGAGGCCTATGCAGCCGGTGATATGATAGTGTGCAGGGCAGGGGCGACAACACTTGCCGAGATAACCGCTATAGGGATTCCTTCAATTCTTGTGCCGTTTCCCTATGCAACGGCCTCTCACCAGGAGGCTAACGCCTCACGCCTTGCCGTAAGCGGAGCGGCTGTTATGATTAAAGATAATGACCTCAACGGCAGTGTGCTTGCAGAGCATATAAAGAAACTCTTTATGGACGAAAACATGAGAAATCGTCTGAAGCGTGAGAGCATGGCTTTTGGCAGACCCGAGGCTGCCAAGAAAGTTGTCTGTATCTCCCTGCTTTTAATAAAAGATAAATCAAAGCTTGCAAATCAGGAGTATGACAAATGTTTAACCGGTACAGAGTAA
- the murD gene encoding UDP-N-acetylmuramoyl-L-alanine--D-glutamate ligase, giving the protein MEGGAEMTMYKNFRDKKVAVVGLARSGVGAANLCVRLGAVTTVFDIKAVEELEGFIQQLDSSVVVKAGGFADDAFTSFDTVVVSPGVALNIPSLLRAKSDGIRIIGELELAYQVLEELRKVGAAAYLAITGTNGKSTTTTLLYEILRQSGFNTIIGGNIGMAVTEEISKIVKNFEKPREFVSPDYIVTEVSSFQLESIDKFKPKVSAVLNITPDHLDRHETMDEYVEAKARIFLNQDAMNFLILNADDPLTRGLAKRVGKNGPDVLFFSRKERVRGAFYKDGVIYFNIPELEILCPELVDASKVGAGKNPFTFNTSDFTIVGGHNIENAMAAALMALVSGCKVTDIWNTLVSFKGLEHRLEFVTEKKAVKYFNDSKGTNVWSVVKSLESFTEPIVLIAGGRDKSGDFSPLRHLVKERVKALVLIGEAGGKLRDALGDLTQVHFAGDMFEAAKVAGELAVAGDVVLLSPACASFDMFKDFEERGRVFKEAVMRLT; this is encoded by the coding sequence ATGGAAGGTGGTGCAGAGATGACAATGTATAAAAACTTCAGAGATAAAAAGGTAGCCGTGGTGGGACTGGCAAGGAGCGGGGTAGGGGCGGCAAACCTTTGTGTAAGGCTGGGGGCTGTGACCACGGTCTTTGACATCAAAGCCGTGGAGGAGCTTGAGGGGTTTATTCAACAGTTGGATTCCTCTGTGGTGGTAAAGGCAGGCGGTTTTGCCGATGATGCTTTCACATCTTTTGACACGGTTGTTGTAAGCCCGGGGGTAGCGCTGAATATACCGTCTCTGTTGCGTGCAAAAAGTGACGGGATACGAATAATCGGGGAGCTTGAGCTGGCATATCAGGTATTGGAGGAGCTGAGAAAGGTTGGGGCGGCGGCATATCTGGCAATAACCGGCACTAACGGTAAATCAACTACCACGACTTTGCTATATGAGATATTGCGCCAGAGCGGATTTAATACGATAATAGGCGGCAACATCGGGATGGCCGTCACTGAGGAAATAAGTAAAATTGTTAAAAACTTTGAGAAACCCAGGGAATTCGTAAGCCCTGATTATATAGTTACCGAGGTCTCGAGTTTTCAGTTGGAGTCAATAGATAAGTTTAAGCCGAAGGTGTCGGCTGTACTAAACATAACGCCTGACCATCTTGACAGACATGAGACTATGGATGAGTATGTGGAGGCCAAAGCCCGGATTTTTTTAAATCAGGATGCAATGAATTTTCTGATATTAAATGCCGATGACCCTTTGACAAGAGGATTGGCAAAGAGGGTGGGGAAAAACGGCCCCGATGTGCTTTTCTTTAGCCGTAAGGAACGGGTAAGAGGGGCTTTTTATAAAGACGGCGTTATTTATTTTAACATACCGGAGCTTGAAATTCTCTGTCCTGAGCTGGTGGATGCCTCAAAAGTTGGTGCAGGGAAAAATCCATTTACCTTTAACACGTCGGACTTTACGATTGTCGGTGGCCACAACATAGAAAACGCAATGGCTGCAGCCCTTATGGCACTGGTCAGCGGCTGTAAGGTTACTGATATCTGGAATACTCTTGTCTCATTTAAAGGACTGGAGCACAGACTGGAGTTTGTGACAGAGAAAAAAGCAGTTAAGTACTTTAACGACTCAAAAGGCACAAACGTTTGGTCTGTGGTTAAATCACTTGAGAGTTTCACAGAGCCGATAGTGTTGATAGCCGGTGGCAGAGACAAGTCAGGGGATTTTAGTCCGCTTAGACACCTTGTTAAGGAGAGGGTTAAGGCGCTGGTTCTGATAGGTGAGGCAGGGGGGAAGTTACGGGATGCCTTAGGGGATTTGACACAAGTACATTTTGCCGGGGATATGTTTGAGGCGGCAAAGGTTGCCGGAGAGCTGGCGGTTGCCGGCGATGTGGTTTTACTGTCTCCGGCCTGTGCAAGTTTTGATATGTTTAAGGATTTTGAGGAAAGGGGCAGAGTGTTTAAAGAGGCTGTCATGAGGCTTACTTAG